A stretch of Phragmites australis chromosome 12, lpPhrAust1.1, whole genome shotgun sequence DNA encodes these proteins:
- the LOC133886784 gene encoding transport inhibitor response 1-like protein Os11g0515500: MAYFPEEVVEQILGYVTSHEDRNALSLVCRAWYHIERLGRRSVLVSNCYAVCPERIHVRFPSMRSLSLKGRPHFADFNLVPAGWGATAEPWVDSCARACPGLEELRLKRMVVTDECLKLVARSFANFKSLVLVSCEGFSTAGLATIATNCRFLKELNLQESLVKHRGHNWINCFPKPSTSLESLNFACLAGEVNAHALENLVARSPNLKSLRLNRAVPFDVLARMLSRTPKLEDLGMGSFLRGNNAGAFVSLFTALGQCSSLKSLSGFWDAPGLLLPAIYSVCKNLTCLNLSYAPSIQSADFINVIRKCTKLRFLWVLDHIGDEGLKAVASSCMELQELRVFPVNSGVEARTAVTEEGLVVISSGCRKLNSVLYFCRRMTNAALITIAKNCPQFASFRLCILEPRSADAVTGQPLDEGFGAIVQSCKGLKRLSMSGLLTDSVFLYIGMYAEKLEMLSVAFAGDTDDGMMYVLNGCKNLKKLEIRDSPFGDAALLAGMDRYEAMRSLWMSSCNITLGGCKSLAASMPNLNVEVMNEATLSVDEADEDSNNVKKVDKLYIYRTMAGPRGDVPGFISIL, translated from the exons ATGGCGTACTTCCCAGAGGAAGTAGTAGAGCAAATCCTTGGCTATGTAACCTCTCACGAGGACCGTAATGCCTTGTCGCTGGTGTGCCGGGCATGGTACCACATTGagcgcctcggccgccgctcgGTACTTGTAAGCAACTGCTATGCAGTGTGCCCAGAGCGTATTCATGTGCGTTTTCCCAGCATGCGTTCCCTAAGCCTGAAGGGGAGACCGCACTTTGCTGACTTCAATCTTGTTCCGGCGGGTTGGGGTGCCACAGCGGAGCCATGGGTGGATTCATGTGCTCGTGCATGCCCTGGCCTTGAGGAGCTCCGGCTTAAACGGATGGTTGTCACTGATGAGTGCCTCAAGCTGGTTGCTCGCTCTTTTGCCAATTTTAAGTCACTTGTCCTTGTCAGCTGTGAGGGGTTCAGCACTGCTGGGCTTGCGACTATTGCCACCAATTGCAG GTTCCTCAAGGAACTGAACTTACAAGAGAGTCTAGTGAAACATCGAGGCCATAATTGGATTAATTGTTTTCCCAAGCCTTCTACATCACTAGAATCCTTGAATTTTGCTTGCTTGGCTGGGGAGGTGAATGCTCATGCATTGGAGAACCTTGTTGCAAGGAGTCCGAATCTTAAAAGCTTGAGGTTGAATCGTGCAGTTCCATTTGATGTTTTAGCTAGAATGCTTTCTCGCACACCTAAGCTGGAGGATTTAGGTATGGGATCTTTTTTACGAGGCAATAATGCCGGTGCATTCGTCAGTCTATTCACTGCTCTCGGACAGTGCAGTTCACTGAAGAGTTTATCTGGGTTTTGGGACGCTCCGGGCTTGCTTCTTCCGGCAATTTATTCAGTTTGCAAGAACCTAACATGCTTGAATCTCAGCTATGCTCCATCAATTCAAAGTGCTGATTTTATCAATGTTATTCGTAAGTGTACAAAACTCCGGTTCTTATGG GTGTTAGATCACATTGGTGATGAAGGATTGAAGGCAGTGGCGTCTTCTTGTATGGAGCTCCAAGAGTTGAGAGTCTTCCCCGTGAACTCAGGCGTTGAAGCAAGAACTGCTGTGACAGAGGAAGGGCTGGTTGTCATATCTTCAGGCTGTCGGAAGTTAAACTCTGTGCTGTACTTCTGCAGACGAATGACTAATGCTGCGCTGATTACTATAGCAAAGAACTGCCCACAATTCGCATCCTTCAGACTATGCATTCTCGAGCCCAGGTCAGCAGATGCTGTGACAGGCCAGCCACTGGATGAAGGCTTTGGGGCAATAGTCCAGTCTTGCAAAGGCCTTAAACGTCTCTCTATGTCCGGCCTCCTAACGGACAGTGTGTTCCTGTACATCGGCATGTATGCCGAGAAGCTGGAGATGCTTTCTGTAGCATTCGCAGGAGACACCGACGACGGCATGATGTACGTGCTCAATGGCTGCAAGAACCTCAAGAAGCTGGAGATCAGGGACAGTCCATTTGGCGACGCCGCTCTTCTCGCTGGCATGGATAGGTACGAAGCGATGCGGTCGCTCTGGATGTCCTCCTGCAACATCACCCTTGGGGGCTGCAAGTCCCTTGCAGCAAGCATGCCGAACCTCAACGTCGAAGTGATGAACGAAGCAACACTGAGTGTTGATGAGGCGGATGAAGACTCCAACAATGTGAAGAAGGTGGACAAGCTTTATATTTACCGGACGATGGCCGGACCCAGAGGTGATGTGCCTGGATTCATCTCAATATTGTAG